One Gemmatimonadaceae bacterium DNA segment encodes these proteins:
- a CDS encoding ABC transporter permease has product MSLINDAIPGPGADSISRPPSPVSRLLSALLPPLTALLIAAVVGDILILSFGQSPADVFALLIEGTWGNAYGLGQVIYKATTLTFTGLAVAVALRAGLFNIGAEGQLAMGGFCAAVAGLLLPAGAPAVIAIPLCLGAAALGGATVASVPGVLKSRFGASEVIVTIMVNFITLALLNWLIATKLNVAESLHTPEIRAGSVSRLSSIIPSFAGSAANLTLLVALAAAAYAWWYLFRTRGGYDLRAVGLQPDAAEYGGVKVGNVWLRAMLLGGALAGLGGTNYVLGYKQYYEEGFAAGAGFLGIAVALVGRNHPVGVVIAALLFATLSQGGLAVNAVVPKQMVDVLTAVVIIAVATSVPEVQRLIRNARGGGR; this is encoded by the coding sequence ATGAGCCTCATCAACGACGCCATCCCCGGCCCGGGCGCCGACAGCATCTCCCGTCCCCCGTCCCCCGTCTCCCGTCTGCTCTCCGCGCTGCTGCCACCGCTCACGGCGCTGCTCATCGCGGCCGTGGTGGGCGATATCCTGATTCTCAGCTTCGGGCAGTCGCCGGCCGACGTCTTCGCCCTCCTCATCGAGGGGACGTGGGGGAACGCATACGGGCTGGGGCAGGTGATCTACAAGGCGACGACGCTGACCTTCACGGGGCTCGCGGTGGCGGTGGCGCTGCGCGCGGGGCTGTTCAACATCGGCGCCGAGGGGCAGCTGGCAATGGGCGGGTTCTGCGCGGCGGTGGCCGGGTTGCTGCTGCCGGCGGGGGCGCCGGCGGTCATCGCCATCCCGCTCTGCCTGGGGGCCGCGGCGTTAGGCGGGGCGACGGTGGCGAGCGTGCCGGGCGTGCTCAAGTCGCGCTTCGGGGCGAGCGAGGTCATCGTCACGATCATGGTGAACTTCATCACGCTGGCCCTCCTCAACTGGCTCATCGCCACCAAGCTCAACGTGGCGGAGTCGTTGCACACGCCGGAGATCCGTGCCGGCTCGGTGTCGCGACTCTCGTCGATCATTCCCTCGTTTGCCGGCTCGGCGGCCAACCTGACCCTCCTCGTCGCGCTGGCGGCCGCCGCCTATGCGTGGTGGTACCTCTTCCGCACGCGAGGGGGCTACGACCTGCGCGCGGTGGGGCTCCAGCCCGATGCCGCCGAGTACGGCGGCGTGAAGGTGGGGAACGTCTGGCTGCGCGCCATGTTGTTAGGCGGGGCGCTGGCCGGGCTGGGGGGGACGAACTACGTCCTGGGCTACAAGCAGTACTATGAAGAAGGGTTCGCCGCCGGCGCCGGTTTCCTTGGGATCGCCGTGGCGCTCGTCGGGCGCAACCATCCGGTGGGGGTGGTGATTGCCGCGCTCCTCTTCGCCACGCTGTCGCAGGGCGGGCTGGCGGTGAACGCGGTCGTCCCCAAGCAGATGGTCGACGTCCTCACGGCGGTGGTGATCATCGCGGTGGCAACGTCGGTCCCCGAGGTGCAGCGGTTGATCCGGAATGCGCGGGGAGGCGGCCGATGA
- a CDS encoding MFS transporter, which produces MAQLELAQSLQSPVVRVLGGVIAAGLLFILAQEVRKIPPKLFALMATAFIDMVGLLMIIPIIPFYARELATDGLQLGPVHFGIGMIQAILVTSFTIAQLLSAPMWGRFSDRHGRRPALLIALGASALAYLVFGFATSLFVLFLSRVLQGAGGGTVGVIQAYVADSVEPNDRARSLGWLSAATNLGVALGPVLGSAAVGLGKTDLVPGDAHFMLGRAAPGIVAALLCVINMWFVNRFLHESREHHAAGPERKTSREAVWRVITHSGDPSSRLIWIYAIAMGSFQGVTAMLPLFLAARFAVDEGHIGYFFMYVGAISVFARVLLLGRAVDKLGEARLSRWGVTLLALGIAGMPLSRNLGMLAIAVAFIPLGTAFTFPCVTALLSRVISPAERGLYMGLQQTFGGVARIVVPLWAGFAFDRLGVGIPFYTSAIAVFVTIFLGLGLDQFAKPRAGAEA; this is translated from the coding sequence TTGGCCCAACTCGAGCTCGCACAATCGCTGCAGTCGCCCGTGGTGCGGGTGCTGGGAGGGGTCATCGCGGCCGGCCTCCTCTTCATCCTTGCGCAGGAGGTGCGCAAGATCCCGCCCAAGCTGTTCGCCCTGATGGCGACGGCCTTCATCGACATGGTCGGGCTGCTGATGATCATCCCGATCATCCCGTTCTACGCCCGGGAGCTGGCGACCGACGGGTTGCAGCTGGGGCCCGTGCACTTCGGGATCGGGATGATCCAGGCGATCCTGGTCACCTCGTTCACCATCGCCCAGCTCCTCTCGGCGCCGATGTGGGGTCGCTTCTCGGACCGGCACGGGCGTCGCCCCGCGCTGTTGATCGCGTTAGGCGCGTCGGCGCTGGCCTACCTCGTCTTCGGCTTCGCCACCTCGCTCTTCGTCCTCTTCCTGTCGCGCGTGCTGCAGGGAGCCGGCGGCGGCACGGTGGGGGTGATCCAGGCCTACGTCGCCGACTCGGTGGAGCCCAACGATCGCGCCCGCTCGCTGGGCTGGCTCTCGGCGGCCACGAACCTCGGGGTCGCGTTAGGCCCCGTGCTGGGCTCGGCCGCCGTGGGGCTGGGGAAGACCGACCTGGTGCCCGGCGATGCGCACTTCATGCTGGGGCGCGCGGCGCCGGGAATCGTCGCCGCGCTGCTCTGCGTGATCAACATGTGGTTCGTGAACCGCTTCCTGCACGAGTCGCGTGAACACCACGCGGCCGGGCCCGAGCGCAAGACGTCGCGCGAGGCGGTGTGGCGTGTCATCACGCACTCGGGCGACCCATCATCGCGCCTCATCTGGATCTACGCCATCGCCATGGGCTCGTTCCAGGGGGTGACGGCGATGCTCCCGCTCTTCCTGGCGGCGCGCTTCGCGGTGGACGAAGGGCACATCGGCTACTTCTTCATGTACGTGGGCGCCATCTCGGTGTTCGCGCGCGTCCTCCTGCTGGGGCGCGCGGTGGACAAGCTGGGCGAGGCGCGGCTGTCGCGCTGGGGCGTGACGCTCCTGGCGTTAGGCATCGCGGGGATGCCGTTGTCCCGCAACCTGGGGATGCTGGCAATCGCGGTCGCCTTCATCCCGCTGGGGACGGCGTTCACCTTTCCCTGCGTGACAGCGCTCCTCTCGCGCGTCATCTCGCCGGCGGAGCGCGGGCTGTACATGGGGCTGCAACAGACCTTTGGCGGCGTGGCGCGCATCGTGGTCCCGCTGTGGGCCGGCTTCGCCTTCGACCGGCTGGGGGTGGGGATCCCCTTCTACACGTCGGCGATCGCCGTCTTCGTCACGATCTTCCTGGGATTGGGGCTGGACCAGTTCGCGAAACCGAGGGCGGGCGCGGAGGCGTAG
- a CDS encoding CehA/McbA family metallohydrolase: MPRRLTTATTIATGLAAALALLPARAAAQWTNRYPKNAGYGHHVYLEGYELPVLTAGPFDATQSAAGELVVAARGWLWRLEPNTGIARRLTSGAGVDSRPAWSPDGRSLAFVRDDSRTLAVVVRDVASGRESEVDRGMAMDPVFTPDGAALIYANVAPGGDLDLWRWDFATSTRTRLTSEPGIELRPQLTPDGRSLIYMSKTRGGGDQVRLRTLADGKETVLLQGNIVSQTRPALSSDGKLLAFTWPSSTGWELRLMSVERPGPSIALVARPGGRPLVPSFSSGSDWVYFSESDATQRPHLYRVPTVGGAAREVAVRAWESGVPMGRLVIETRCPACAPPTFRGADGSARSAARLSVTDAGGHPLIPNEGMPRFDGQVGRIFFYSSGTITLDVPAGAVTVRAVRGLATPEASTTVTVPAGETATATLDLHPLWEAQRAGWYSADHHFHLNYGGQFALAPADLLPLMQGEDLDVATPMLANLHNRFEDQPLFDWRSLGDGPLVAWAQEVRSHFLGHIGLLGTNTLFWPWVWGPGYETYGRDDRLNAEPITFARAQGGAGYYVHPVSGTRTPFSAAGMNALPVALIADGVHGNIDLMEIICLWSNSVGTAELWYRLLNAGFPVAPSGGTDVMADFHRTMAIGAARVYVRPDGPFNWPNYFAALKAGRSFVTNGPMLQLAVDGMQPGEVIAAGRELPFTLTVASAVAIDSVAIVVNGKTVWSGARPDASGKASYSGKLRLPAGGWVAARVTGPATTAWPAMGEYTFAHTAPIWIGKKGSTDPVARKAAAAELLAALGVNEKRLDAGYAGSEIPRLKAYFAEARDILQKLSR, from the coding sequence ATGCCCCGCCGCCTAACGACCGCCACCACCATCGCCACCGGCCTCGCCGCCGCCCTCGCACTCCTCCCCGCCCGCGCGGCCGCCCAGTGGACGAACCGCTACCCCAAGAACGCCGGCTACGGACACCACGTCTACCTCGAGGGCTACGAACTCCCGGTCCTCACGGCGGGCCCGTTCGATGCCACGCAGTCGGCCGCGGGTGAGCTCGTCGTTGCGGCTCGCGGCTGGCTGTGGCGCCTCGAACCCAACACCGGGATTGCCCGCCGCCTGACGAGTGGCGCCGGGGTCGACTCGCGCCCGGCATGGTCACCCGACGGTCGGTCGCTCGCCTTCGTGCGCGACGACTCGCGCACGCTCGCCGTCGTCGTCCGCGACGTCGCGTCGGGTCGTGAGTCGGAGGTCGACCGCGGGATGGCGATGGACCCGGTGTTCACCCCGGACGGCGCTGCGCTCATCTATGCCAACGTTGCGCCCGGCGGAGACCTCGACCTCTGGCGATGGGACTTCGCGACGTCGACGCGGACGCGCCTGACGAGCGAACCGGGGATCGAGTTGCGCCCGCAACTCACCCCGGACGGCAGGTCGCTCATCTACATGTCCAAGACGCGCGGCGGGGGCGACCAGGTGCGGCTCCGCACCCTGGCCGACGGGAAGGAGACGGTCCTCCTCCAGGGGAACATCGTCTCGCAAACGCGTCCTGCGCTCTCGAGCGATGGCAAGCTCCTCGCCTTCACCTGGCCCTCGAGCACGGGGTGGGAGTTGCGGCTGATGTCGGTCGAGCGCCCCGGGCCATCGATCGCCCTCGTCGCACGCCCCGGCGGTCGTCCCCTCGTCCCGTCGTTCAGCAGCGGCTCCGACTGGGTGTACTTCTCGGAGAGCGACGCGACGCAGCGCCCGCACCTCTATCGCGTCCCGACGGTCGGCGGCGCGGCGCGCGAGGTCGCCGTGCGCGCGTGGGAGTCCGGCGTGCCGATGGGACGTCTCGTCATCGAGACGCGCTGCCCCGCCTGCGCGCCGCCCACCTTCCGCGGCGCCGATGGCAGCGCGCGCTCCGCCGCCCGGCTCTCCGTCACCGACGCCGGCGGCCACCCGCTCATCCCCAACGAGGGAATGCCGCGCTTCGATGGGCAGGTCGGGCGCATCTTCTTCTACTCGTCAGGCACCATCACGCTCGACGTCCCCGCAGGTGCGGTCACGGTCCGCGCGGTGCGCGGGCTCGCCACGCCGGAGGCCAGCACCACGGTGACGGTGCCCGCGGGCGAGACGGCGACTGCCACCCTCGACCTGCACCCCCTGTGGGAGGCGCAGCGCGCCGGTTGGTACTCGGCCGACCATCACTTCCACCTCAACTATGGCGGGCAGTTCGCCCTCGCACCGGCCGACCTCCTCCCGCTCATGCAGGGCGAGGACCTCGACGTCGCCACGCCGATGCTCGCCAATCTCCACAATCGCTTCGAGGACCAGCCGCTCTTCGACTGGCGGTCGTTAGGCGACGGCCCGCTCGTCGCATGGGCGCAGGAAGTGCGCTCGCACTTCCTTGGCCACATCGGGCTCCTGGGGACCAATACGCTCTTCTGGCCGTGGGTCTGGGGGCCAGGATACGAGACGTATGGGCGCGACGACCGCCTAAACGCCGAGCCCATCACCTTCGCCCGCGCGCAGGGCGGTGCCGGCTACTACGTCCACCCCGTGAGCGGGACGCGCACGCCGTTCAGCGCCGCGGGGATGAACGCCCTCCCCGTTGCCCTCATCGCAGACGGCGTCCACGGCAACATCGACCTCATGGAGATCATCTGCCTCTGGAGCAACTCGGTGGGGACCGCCGAGTTGTGGTACCGACTCCTCAATGCCGGCTTCCCGGTCGCTCCCAGCGGCGGCACCGACGTGATGGCCGACTTCCATCGCACCATGGCCATCGGCGCCGCGCGCGTCTACGTGCGCCCGGACGGTCCCTTCAACTGGCCCAACTACTTCGCCGCCCTCAAGGCCGGGCGCTCCTTCGTCACCAACGGCCCCATGTTGCAACTGGCGGTGGACGGGATGCAGCCCGGCGAGGTCATCGCCGCCGGTCGCGAACTCCCCTTCACCCTCACCGTCGCCTCGGCGGTGGCCATCGACAGCGTGGCGATCGTCGTGAACGGGAAGACAGTGTGGAGCGGGGCACGCCCCGACGCCTCAGGGAAGGCGAGCTACAGCGGGAAGCTCCGCCTCCCGGCCGGTGGCTGGGTCGCGGCGCGCGTCACGGGACCCGCGACCACCGCCTGGCCGGCGATGGGCGAGTACACCTTTGCCCACACGGCACCGATCTGGATCGGGAAGAAGGGGAGCACCGATCCCGTGGCCCGCAAGGCGGCGGCCGCCGAGCTGCTGGCCGCGTTAGGCGTGAACGAGAAGCGACTCGACGCCGGCTACGCGGGGAGCGAGATCCCGCGCCTCAAGGCGTACTTCGCCGAGGCGCGGGACATCCTGCAGAAACTCTCCCGGTGA
- a CDS encoding ABC transporter ATP-binding protein produces MTAASSPVALRAIGVAKRFGEVRANRDATLTVQRGEIHALVGENGAGKSTLMRILAGMYPPDGGRVEVNGKDVTGWSTREAIAAGVGMVHQHFMLVPTLTVAENLVLGQELTKGMQLDRAGAERAVRELCERTGLRVDPSRLVSDLSVGELQRVEILKVLYRGAKILILDEPTAVLSPPEVTELWRVLRKLTAEGGTVVLITHKLDEVMEASSSITVMRAGATVGEVQTSATTPAGIAKMMVGRDVRLASVREDERTRRREDEGTTLGGRGVGGGSAAPSRSRPTPVLSVSRLTVASSRKPNEVDDLSFDVLPGEIFGIAGVEGNGQTELIEAIAGLRSPASGTISMAGKPVTELSVRARAELGLSHIPEDRHRRGLVLDYSIGDNLILGLQHHFAGSGGVLRGEQVHSNALARIREFDIRPPNAELPARSLSGGNQQKIVIAREMRGREYTVLLASQPTRGVDVGAIEFIHEQLRAARNAGKGVLLISADLVEVLSLADRVAVMYEGRIVATLARDEATRELVGEYMTGATGGTGDGGRETGVAPAAPEGQRPNDEDVR; encoded by the coding sequence ATGACAGCCGCTAGCTCACCCGTCGCCCTTCGCGCCATCGGCGTCGCCAAGCGCTTCGGCGAGGTGCGCGCCAACCGCGACGCGACGCTCACGGTGCAGCGCGGGGAGATTCACGCCTTGGTTGGGGAGAACGGCGCCGGGAAGTCGACGTTGATGCGCATTCTCGCCGGGATGTATCCGCCGGACGGCGGGCGCGTGGAGGTGAACGGGAAGGATGTCACCGGGTGGTCGACGCGTGAGGCGATTGCGGCTGGCGTGGGGATGGTGCACCAGCACTTCATGCTGGTCCCGACGCTCACGGTGGCCGAGAACCTGGTGCTGGGGCAGGAGCTGACTAAAGGCATGCAGCTTGATCGTGCCGGCGCGGAGCGCGCGGTGCGGGAGCTGTGCGAGCGCACCGGGCTGCGCGTGGATCCGTCGCGCCTGGTGTCGGATCTGAGCGTCGGCGAGCTGCAACGCGTGGAGATTCTCAAGGTGCTCTATCGCGGGGCGAAGATCCTCATCCTCGATGAGCCGACCGCGGTGCTCTCACCTCCTGAAGTCACGGAGCTGTGGCGCGTGCTGCGCAAGCTGACGGCGGAGGGGGGCACGGTCGTGCTCATCACGCACAAGCTCGATGAGGTGATGGAGGCGTCCTCCTCGATCACGGTCATGCGCGCGGGGGCAACGGTGGGCGAGGTGCAAACGTCGGCGACGACTCCGGCGGGGATCGCGAAGATGATGGTGGGGCGGGATGTGCGACTCGCCTCTGTGCGAGAAGACGAGAGGACGAGAAGACGAGAAGACGAGGGGACGACCCTGGGGGGGCGGGGAGTCGGGGGGGGCTCGGCTGCGCCTTCGCGTTCACGGCCGACGCCGGTACTGTCCGTCTCTCGGCTCACCGTGGCGTCGTCGCGGAAGCCTAACGAGGTGGATGATCTCTCCTTCGACGTGCTGCCGGGGGAGATCTTCGGGATCGCGGGGGTCGAGGGGAATGGGCAGACGGAGCTGATCGAGGCAATCGCGGGGTTGCGCTCTCCTGCCTCGGGGACGATCTCGATGGCGGGGAAGCCTGTCACCGAGCTTTCCGTGCGCGCGCGCGCGGAGCTTGGGCTGTCACACATCCCCGAAGACCGGCACCGGCGGGGGCTGGTCCTCGACTACTCGATCGGCGACAACCTCATCCTCGGGCTGCAGCATCACTTCGCGGGGAGCGGCGGGGTGCTGCGCGGGGAGCAGGTGCACTCGAACGCGTTGGCCCGCATTCGCGAGTTTGACATCCGGCCGCCAAACGCCGAGTTGCCGGCTCGTTCGCTTTCGGGCGGCAACCAGCAGAAGATCGTCATCGCCCGTGAGATGCGCGGTCGAGAGTACACGGTGTTGCTGGCCTCGCAGCCCACGCGCGGCGTGGACGTGGGGGCGATCGAGTTCATTCACGAGCAACTGCGGGCCGCACGCAACGCCGGAAAGGGCGTCCTCCTCATCTCCGCCGACCTCGTCGAGGTGTTGTCGCTGGCGGACAGGGTGGCGGTGATGTACGAGGGGCGGATCGTGGCGACGCTGGCGAGGGATGAAGCGACGCGGGAGCTGGTGGGGGAATACATGACCGGCGCTACGGGGGGGACGGGGGACGGGGGACGGGAGACGGGAGTGGCGCCTGCGGCGCCGGAAGGGCAACGGCCTAACGATGAGGATGTGCGATGA
- a CDS encoding tyrosine phenol-lyase: MTHPTPRTMGQQFGRRSWAEPWKIKMVEPLTMTSRAQRERALAEAGYNTFLLKSDDVYIDLLTDSGTSAMSDRQWAGMMMGDEAYAGSRNYYHLEAAIQQFYGYQYIVPTHQGRGAEHLISRAVIKPGQWLPGNMYFTTTRAHQELAGGIFTDVIIDEAHDPASLHPFKGNVDLDKVQALIDRVGAAQIAYISVAGTVNMAGGQPVSMANIKALRALCDRHGIKVYLDATRMAENAFFIREREPGYAERSVAEILREFCSYTDGAWMSAKKDSLVNIGGWLAVNDFHLFEELRNLVVLYEGLHTYGGLAGRDMEAMAIGIEESVQDDHMRSRIGQVRYLGELLTDWQIPIVQPVGGHAVFLDARAFYPQLQQVEFPAQVLAAELYLDSGIRSMERGIASAGRDPRTGDHHYPKLELTRLTIPRRVYTQAHMDVVAESVKMVYDARQSARGLRMVYEPRYLRFFQARFERL; encoded by the coding sequence ATGACGCACCCCACACCACGCACCATGGGCCAGCAGTTCGGCCGCCGCTCCTGGGCCGAGCCCTGGAAGATCAAGATGGTCGAGCCGCTCACCATGACCTCGCGCGCGCAGCGCGAGAGAGCGCTCGCCGAGGCCGGCTACAACACCTTCCTCCTCAAGAGCGACGACGTCTACATCGACCTCCTGACCGACAGCGGGACGAGTGCGATGTCGGACCGGCAGTGGGCGGGGATGATGATGGGCGACGAGGCGTACGCCGGGAGCCGCAACTACTACCACCTGGAAGCGGCCATCCAGCAGTTCTACGGCTACCAGTACATCGTCCCCACACACCAGGGGCGCGGCGCCGAGCACCTGATCTCCCGCGCAGTCATCAAGCCGGGACAGTGGCTCCCCGGCAACATGTACTTCACCACCACGCGCGCGCACCAGGAGCTGGCCGGCGGGATCTTCACCGACGTCATCATCGACGAAGCGCACGACCCGGCCTCGTTGCACCCGTTCAAGGGGAACGTGGACCTGGACAAGGTGCAGGCGCTGATCGACCGCGTGGGCGCGGCGCAGATTGCCTACATCTCGGTTGCCGGAACGGTGAACATGGCCGGCGGCCAGCCGGTGAGCATGGCCAACATCAAGGCGCTGCGCGCGCTGTGCGACCGGCACGGGATCAAGGTGTACCTCGACGCCACGCGCATGGCGGAGAACGCCTTCTTCATCCGGGAGCGCGAGCCGGGATACGCAGAGCGGAGCGTGGCCGAGATCCTGCGCGAGTTCTGCAGCTACACCGACGGGGCGTGGATGAGCGCCAAGAAGGACTCGCTGGTGAACATCGGCGGGTGGCTGGCGGTCAACGACTTCCACCTGTTCGAGGAGCTGCGCAACCTGGTGGTGCTGTACGAGGGGCTGCACACCTACGGCGGCCTTGCCGGGCGTGACATGGAGGCGATGGCGATCGGGATCGAGGAGAGCGTGCAGGACGACCACATGCGCTCGCGCATCGGGCAGGTGCGCTACCTGGGCGAGCTGCTCACCGACTGGCAGATCCCCATCGTGCAGCCGGTGGGGGGGCACGCCGTCTTCCTCGACGCGCGGGCCTTCTATCCGCAGCTGCAACAGGTGGAGTTCCCGGCGCAGGTCCTGGCGGCGGAGCTGTACCTGGATTCGGGAATCCGTTCGATGGAGCGCGGGATCGCCAGCGCGGGGCGCGACCCCAGGACGGGCGACCATCACTACCCCAAGCTGGAACTCACCCGGCTGACGATTCCGCGTCGCGTCTACACGCAGGCGCACATGGACGTGGTGGCGGAGAGCGTGAAGATGGTGTATGACGCGCGCCAGTCGGCGCGTGGGCTCAGGATGGTCTATGAGCCGCGATACCTGCGCTTCTTCCAGGCGCGCTTCGAGCGGCTGTAG
- a CDS encoding serine/threonine protein kinase — MHDEERSAARITRFNQALGSRYRVEREMAAGGTATVYLATDLKYQRPVAVKVFRPEVAEAMGHERFIREIAFVATLNHPHIVPLLDSGEAEELLYYVMPAVEGESLRDRMTRERQLPLDDALRIAHDVAVALDYAHKRNIVHRDIKPENILLSMGTAVVADFGIAKLVTSAKGNSLTRAGIAVGTVTYMSPEQAAAGPVDGRTDIYALGCVLFEMLAGRPPFTGKTTRAVVAAHFTEPMPSLCAERADIAPAVEHVLARALAKEPEERFATASAFVDALNEARRSAAPAGEGDAAPAGLGRRWLVIGVVALIAALGLYLVLRPR; from the coding sequence ATGCACGATGAAGAACGATCCGCCGCCCGCATCACGCGCTTCAACCAGGCGTTAGGGAGCCGCTACCGCGTCGAGCGCGAGATGGCCGCGGGCGGGACGGCGACAGTCTACCTCGCCACGGACCTCAAGTACCAGCGTCCGGTGGCGGTGAAGGTCTTTCGCCCCGAGGTGGCCGAGGCGATGGGGCACGAGCGCTTCATTCGCGAGATTGCCTTCGTGGCCACGCTCAACCATCCGCACATCGTCCCGCTCCTCGACTCCGGCGAGGCGGAGGAGCTGCTGTATTACGTGATGCCGGCGGTGGAGGGCGAATCGCTGCGCGACCGCATGACGCGCGAGAGACAGCTCCCTCTCGACGATGCGCTGCGCATCGCGCACGACGTGGCGGTGGCGCTGGACTACGCGCACAAGCGCAACATCGTGCATCGCGACATAAAGCCGGAGAACATCCTCCTCTCGATGGGGACGGCCGTCGTGGCCGACTTCGGCATCGCCAAGCTGGTGACGAGCGCAAAGGGGAACTCGCTCACGCGCGCCGGGATCGCCGTGGGGACGGTCACGTACATGTCGCCGGAGCAGGCCGCCGCCGGCCCGGTGGACGGGCGCACCGACATCTACGCGTTAGGGTGCGTGCTGTTCGAGATGCTCGCCGGGCGGCCGCCGTTCACGGGAAAGACGACGCGCGCGGTGGTGGCGGCGCACTTCACCGAACCGATGCCGTCGCTGTGCGCAGAGCGCGCCGACATTGCGCCGGCGGTGGAGCACGTGCTGGCGCGGGCACTGGCCAAGGAGCCCGAGGAGCGCTTCGCGACCGCCTCGGCGTTCGTCGACGCTCTCAACGAGGCGCGGCGCAGCGCCGCCCCCGCGGGAGAGGGGGACGCGGCACCCGCCGGGCTGGGCAGGCGGTGGCTGGTGATTGGCGTCGTGGCTCTCATCGCGGCGCTGGGGCTCTACCTGGTGCTGCGCCCGCGCTGA
- a CDS encoding DUF1707 and DUF2154 domain-containing protein, with protein sequence MESRSPHPVDPRSIPARVGEREREQVVTLLGDHFALDHLTVEEYEFRVQAALGATQWYVLSALTTDLPTLDPNRSPVLAADAGRKVGGGTMLAIMGGFSRKGRWFVPERMTIWTLMGGAELDLRDAVLTSPVTEIKVVAIMGGVQIRVPPGVRLETNGIAIMGGFDDSPGVASDNSPVVRVSGLAIMGGVGTEMKPRGWSDGDG encoded by the coding sequence ATGGAGTCCCGATCACCACATCCGGTCGATCCGCGTTCGATCCCCGCACGCGTGGGTGAGCGCGAGCGCGAGCAGGTGGTGACGCTGCTGGGCGATCACTTCGCCCTCGACCACCTCACCGTGGAGGAGTACGAGTTCCGGGTGCAGGCCGCGTTAGGCGCCACGCAATGGTACGTACTCTCGGCGCTCACCACCGACCTCCCCACGCTCGATCCCAACCGCTCGCCGGTGCTGGCCGCCGACGCCGGGCGCAAGGTGGGCGGCGGGACGATGCTGGCGATCATGGGCGGCTTCTCGCGAAAGGGACGTTGGTTCGTCCCCGAGCGCATGACGATCTGGACGCTGATGGGCGGCGCCGAGTTGGACCTGCGCGACGCCGTGCTCACGTCGCCGGTAACGGAGATCAAGGTGGTGGCAATCATGGGAGGCGTGCAGATTCGCGTCCCCCCCGGCGTGCGGCTCGAGACGAACGGGATCGCGATCATGGGCGGATTCGATGACTCGCCCGGCGTCGCCAGCGACAACTCGCCCGTGGTGCGCGTGTCGGGGCTGGCAATCATGGGCGGTGTGGGGACGGAGATGAAGCCACGCGGATGGTCGGATGGAGACGGCTGA
- a CDS encoding ABC transporter permease, with amino-acid sequence MILFAFLVQTLRIAIPYLFAASGGVLSERSGVIALTLEGWMLTGAFTAVLGTHYSASPWIGILCGIAGGVLAALLHAIACIRYRADQVVVGIAINLLAVGVTRFFLRLAFDSSSNSPRVNGFDFVGTGDGGRGTGVLASLANPLVPVGMLSLVLVWWVLYRTPFGLRLRAVGEKPEAAASLGVGVNRVRWIAVLGAGALAGLGGTYLALEQHQFTDSMTAGRGFIALAAVIFGKWEPARVAVACLLFAAAETLQIQLQGLQLIPSQFVEMIPYVLTIIAVAGVVGRATPPSALGKVSE; translated from the coding sequence ATGATCCTCTTCGCCTTCCTGGTGCAGACGCTGCGCATCGCCATCCCCTACCTCTTCGCAGCATCCGGGGGCGTCCTCTCCGAGCGCTCGGGGGTCATCGCGCTCACGCTCGAGGGGTGGATGCTCACGGGGGCGTTCACCGCGGTGCTGGGGACGCACTACAGCGCCTCGCCATGGATCGGGATCCTGTGCGGGATCGCCGGCGGCGTGCTGGCGGCGCTGCTGCATGCGATCGCCTGCATTCGCTACCGCGCCGACCAGGTCGTGGTTGGCATCGCGATCAACCTGCTGGCGGTGGGAGTGACGCGCTTCTTCCTGAGACTGGCCTTCGATTCGTCGTCCAATTCGCCTCGCGTCAACGGATTCGACTTTGTGGGGACGGGAGACGGGGGACGGGGGACGGGAGTGCTCGCTTCGCTCGCGAATCCGCTGGTGCCGGTGGGGATGCTCTCCCTCGTCCTGGTCTGGTGGGTTCTCTATCGGACTCCGTTCGGGCTGCGTCTCCGGGCGGTTGGGGAGAAGCCGGAAGCGGCGGCGTCGCTGGGGGTGGGGGTGAACCGTGTGCGGTGGATCGCGGTGCTTGGCGCGGGGGCGCTGGCTGGGCTTGGGGGGACGTATCTCGCGCTCGAGCAGCATCAATTCACCGATAGCATGACGGCCGGGCGCGGCTTCATCGCCCTCGCGGCGGTTATCTTCGGGAAGTGGGAGCCGGCGCGCGTGGCGGTGGCCTGTCTCCTCTTTGCGGCGGCGGAGACGTTGCAGATCCAGTTGCAAGGGCTCCAGCTGATCCCGTCGCAGTTCGTGGAGATGATTCCCTACGTCCTCACCATCATCGCGGTCGCCGGCGTGGTGGGGCGGGCAACACCGCCGTCGGCGTTAGGCAAGGTGAGCGAGTAG